One Serinicoccus chungangensis genomic window carries:
- a CDS encoding transglutaminase-like domain-containing protein, translating into MHRHLSADLTATVTSPVEATLGVTVAEHVTRQDESFSVTLDGQEVEVQDVLDEASGTRWHVVRDVAPGELRVSYTATVTDGGSSAGVSPLERIRYVRPSRYVDLDRLEAVARAEVGDALGEQGVLDVASWVHDHIRYVVGSSRVTDGASDTYLARRGVCRDFAHLTLALLRARGIPARLVACYAPGLSPMDFHAVVEAAVGDRWVVVDPTRLAPRHSLVRISSGADASETSFLTVHSGGLGFNSLQVSAVADGDLPADDHLATVTIG; encoded by the coding sequence ATGCACCGACACCTGTCCGCCGACCTGACCGCCACCGTGACCTCCCCGGTCGAGGCCACCCTCGGGGTGACCGTCGCCGAGCACGTGACCCGGCAGGACGAGTCCTTCTCGGTGACCCTGGACGGCCAGGAGGTCGAGGTCCAGGACGTCCTGGACGAGGCCTCCGGCACCCGGTGGCACGTGGTCCGGGACGTGGCACCGGGGGAGCTGCGCGTCAGCTACACCGCGACGGTGACCGACGGCGGCTCCAGCGCCGGGGTGAGCCCGCTGGAGCGCATCCGCTACGTCCGCCCGAGCCGCTACGTCGACCTGGACCGGCTGGAGGCGGTGGCGCGCGCCGAGGTCGGCGACGCCCTCGGCGAGCAGGGGGTCCTGGACGTGGCCAGCTGGGTGCACGACCACATCCGCTACGTCGTCGGCTCCTCGAGGGTCACCGACGGCGCCAGCGACACCTACCTCGCCCGCCGGGGTGTCTGCCGCGACTTCGCCCACCTGACGCTCGCGCTGCTGCGGGCGCGCGGCATACCGGCCCGGCTCGTCGCCTGCTACGCCCCCGGACTGTCGCCGATGGACTTCCACGCGGTCGTCGAGGCCGCGGTGGGGGACCGGTGGGTCGTGGTCGACCCCACCCGGCTGGCCCCCCGGCACTCCCTCGTCCGCATCAGCTCGGGTGCCGACGCCAGCGAGACGTCCTTCCTCACGGTGCACTCCGGGGGCCTGGGCTTCAACAGCCTGCAGGTCAGCGCGGTCGCCGACGGGGACCTCCCCGCCGACGACCACCTGGCCACGGTGACGATCGGCTGA
- a CDS encoding transglutaminase family protein produces MLLRIVHRTGYEYAGMASHSFNEARMSPRSTLHQAVLHTKVDISPTAWTNTYTDYWGTTVTQFEVHEPHPRMAVTASATVDVQRPEVTGQGLSWEAVRDSEVFDDLSEYLLTSPMVEPPAELKARVEEIAGRSATPGDCAREVVELIHDEMEYVSGSTGVHTRASEAWANRSGVCQDMSNLTIGCLRAVGIPACYVSGYLLPAREPEIGTPYTGESHAWVRWWDGEWVGMDPTNAIQPGGRHVEVARGREYGDVPPLRGIYTGTKSSSMFVEVELTALRA; encoded by the coding sequence ATGCTGCTCCGGATCGTGCACCGCACCGGCTACGAGTACGCCGGCATGGCCTCGCACTCCTTCAACGAGGCGAGGATGTCCCCGAGGTCGACGCTGCACCAGGCCGTGCTGCATACCAAGGTCGACATCTCGCCGACGGCGTGGACCAACACCTACACCGACTACTGGGGCACCACGGTGACCCAGTTCGAGGTGCACGAGCCGCACCCGCGGATGGCGGTCACCGCCTCGGCCACGGTCGACGTGCAGCGCCCCGAGGTCACCGGTCAGGGACTGAGCTGGGAGGCGGTGCGCGACTCGGAGGTCTTCGACGACCTCAGCGAGTACCTCCTCACCTCCCCCATGGTCGAGCCGCCCGCCGAGCTCAAGGCCAGGGTCGAGGAGATCGCCGGGCGGAGCGCGACCCCCGGCGACTGCGCCCGCGAGGTGGTGGAGCTCATCCACGACGAGATGGAGTACGTCTCGGGCTCGACCGGCGTGCACACCCGGGCGTCCGAGGCGTGGGCCAACCGTTCCGGCGTGTGCCAGGACATGTCGAACCTCACCATCGGCTGCCTGCGCGCGGTCGGCATCCCCGCCTGCTACGTCAGCGGCTACCTGCTCCCCGCCCGGGAGCCGGAGATCGGGACCCCCTACACGGGGGAGTCGCACGCCTGGGTCCGCTGGTGGGACGGCGAGTGGGTCGGGATGGACCCGACCAACGCCATCCAGCCGGGGGGACGTCACGTCGAGGTGGCCCGCGGTCGGGAGTACGGCGACGTGCCGCCGCTGCGCGGCATCTACACCGGCACCAAGAGCAGCTCGATGTTCGTCGAGGTGGAGCTCACCGCGCTGCGGGCCTGA
- a CDS encoding alpha-E domain-containing protein produces MLSRIAESLFWIGRYLERAEDTSRLLEVHLTLLLEDPVVDEEATSEVLLRVMGIDSEASPDHQTVLQLLGWDETSLTSMVAAFYGARESARRSRETVSLEMWEAVNTTWNMMRGNRLQHVPAHRACQLVRERCAVVGGIADTTMTHDEGWQYMMLGRQLERVDMTSRIIESAAYNAESPYAWTQTLRACGAHHAFIRTYRGAATDAQAAEFLLLDRLFPRSVLVSLQAAEDALASLEATTGGRRAGLTGEALRALGRARAELEFGSLEETMAHLPERMSRLQRTCSAVNDAVSDHYFDGAGASVWRAGVR; encoded by the coding sequence GTGCTGAGCCGTATCGCCGAGTCGCTCTTCTGGATCGGCCGCTACCTCGAGCGCGCCGAGGACACCTCGCGCCTGCTCGAGGTGCACCTCACGCTCCTGCTGGAGGACCCGGTCGTCGACGAGGAGGCCACCAGCGAGGTCCTCCTGCGGGTCATGGGCATCGACAGCGAGGCCAGCCCGGACCACCAGACGGTGCTGCAGCTCCTGGGCTGGGACGAGACGTCGCTGACCTCCATGGTGGCCGCCTTCTACGGCGCCCGGGAGAGTGCCCGCCGGTCGCGGGAGACGGTGTCCCTGGAGATGTGGGAGGCGGTGAACACGACGTGGAACATGATGCGCGGCAACCGCCTCCAGCACGTGCCCGCGCACCGCGCCTGCCAGCTGGTCCGGGAGCGCTGCGCCGTCGTCGGCGGCATCGCGGACACGACGATGACCCACGACGAGGGCTGGCAGTACATGATGCTGGGCCGCCAGCTGGAGCGGGTCGACATGACCTCGCGCATCATCGAGTCGGCGGCCTACAACGCCGAGAGCCCCTACGCCTGGACGCAGACGTTGCGTGCCTGCGGGGCGCACCACGCGTTCATCCGCACCTACCGGGGCGCGGCGACCGACGCGCAGGCGGCGGAGTTCCTGCTGCTCGACCGGTTGTTCCCCCGCTCGGTGCTGGTGTCCCTGCAGGCCGCCGAGGACGCCCTGGCCTCGCTCGAGGCCACCACCGGCGGTCGTCGTGCCGGGCTGACCGGTGAGGCGCTGCGGGCGCTCGGCCGGGCCCGCGCAGAGCTGGAGTTCGGATCCTTGGAGGAGACCATGGCCCACCTGCCCGAGCGGATGAGCCGGCTGCAGCGCACCTGCAGCGCGGTCAACGACGCGGTGTCCGACCACTACTTCGACGGCGCCGGTGCGTCCGTCTGGCGGGCGGGGGTGCGCTGA
- a CDS encoding circularly permuted type 2 ATP-grasp protein, with translation MTGAFTDYPTTPSIYDETVTTDGGVRPGYEQIATQFDTFGLEDVRNRGEYVSKSYHDQGVTFDFEGEERPFPLDIVPRVIEADTWSHVEAGVAQRVKALEAFLADIYGPMQIITDKVIPRHIVTSSSHYHRVAFDIQPGNGVRVHVSGIDLIRDGEGAFRVLEDNVRIPSGVSYVLTNRRAMTSTLPEVVGTHRIRPVAAYPSRLLRALRAAAPSGITDPEVVVLTPGPYNSAYFEHSLLARLMGCRLVEGRDLVTQGGRVMMRTTHGLQPVHVIYRRVDDDFLDPVAFRNDSVLGCPGVLNAARAGNVTIANAVGNGVADDKLMYSYVPEIIRYYLGEEPILPNVDTWRLEDPAHREEVMDRLDELVLKPVDGSGGKGIVIGPQASRAELDQLRQTVSASPRGWIAQPVVQLSTVPTMVDDGLRPRHVDLRPFAINDGEKVWVLPGGLTRVALGEGELIVNSSRGGGSKDTWVLSGDGRRTRVEPRAQRQVQIGTAPQVALKRSEAEPAEQEQQQQQTRVSGTGEGGPTC, from the coding sequence ATGACTGGCGCGTTCACCGACTACCCGACCACGCCGTCCATCTATGACGAGACGGTCACCACGGACGGAGGCGTCAGGCCCGGCTACGAGCAGATCGCGACGCAGTTCGACACCTTCGGCCTCGAGGACGTGCGCAACCGCGGCGAGTACGTCAGCAAGAGCTACCACGACCAAGGGGTCACCTTCGACTTCGAGGGCGAGGAACGGCCCTTCCCCCTGGACATCGTCCCCCGGGTCATCGAGGCGGACACCTGGTCGCACGTGGAGGCGGGGGTGGCCCAACGGGTGAAGGCCCTGGAGGCCTTCCTCGCCGACATCTACGGTCCGATGCAGATCATCACGGACAAGGTGATCCCCCGGCACATCGTCACCAGCAGCAGCCACTACCACCGGGTGGCCTTCGACATCCAGCCCGGCAACGGCGTGCGGGTCCACGTCTCGGGCATCGATCTCATCCGGGACGGCGAGGGCGCCTTCCGGGTGCTCGAGGACAACGTGCGCATCCCCAGCGGGGTGTCCTACGTCCTCACCAACCGCCGGGCGATGACCTCGACCCTGCCCGAGGTCGTCGGGACGCACCGCATCCGGCCGGTCGCGGCCTACCCGAGCCGCCTGCTCCGCGCCCTGCGCGCCGCCGCCCCCTCCGGCATCACCGACCCCGAGGTCGTGGTCCTCACCCCCGGCCCCTACAACTCGGCCTACTTCGAGCACTCGCTGCTGGCGCGCCTCATGGGCTGCCGCCTGGTCGAGGGCCGCGACCTGGTGACCCAGGGCGGGCGGGTCATGATGCGGACCACGCACGGGCTGCAGCCGGTGCACGTCATCTACCGCCGGGTCGACGACGACTTCCTCGACCCGGTCGCCTTCCGCAACGACTCGGTGCTCGGGTGTCCGGGGGTGCTCAACGCGGCACGCGCGGGCAACGTCACCATCGCCAACGCCGTGGGCAACGGCGTCGCCGACGACAAGCTCATGTACTCCTACGTCCCGGAGATCATCCGCTACTACCTGGGCGAGGAGCCCATCCTGCCCAACGTCGACACGTGGCGGCTGGAGGACCCCGCGCACCGCGAGGAGGTCATGGACCGGCTCGACGAGCTCGTGCTCAAGCCGGTCGACGGCTCCGGCGGCAAGGGCATCGTCATCGGGCCCCAGGCGAGCAGGGCCGAGCTGGACCAGCTGCGCCAGACGGTCAGCGCCTCGCCGCGCGGCTGGATCGCGCAGCCGGTCGTGCAGCTGTCCACCGTGCCCACGATGGTCGACGACGGGCTGCGCCCGCGGCACGTCGACCTGCGACCGTTCGCCATCAACGACGGGGAGAAGGTCTGGGTCCTGCCCGGCGGTCTCACCCGGGTGGCGCTCGGCGAGGGCGAGCTCATCGTCAACTCCAGCCGCGGCGGCGGCTCCAAGGACACCTGGGTGCTCTCGGGCGACGGCCGCCGGACCCGGGTCGAGCCCCGGGCCCAGCGGCAGGTGCAGATCGGCACCGCCCCGCAGGTGGCGCTCAAGCGCTCGGAGGCCGAGCCGGCCGAGCAGGAGCAGCAGCAACAACAGACCCGGGTGTCCGGGACCGGCGAAGGAGGCCCCACGTGCTGA
- the fbaA gene encoding class II fructose-bisphosphate aldolase, translated as MPIATPEVYADMIDRAKAGSFAYPAINVSSSQTFNAAIQGFAEAGSDGIIQVSTGGAEYWSGQGVKDMVTGAMAFSAFAHEVAKKYDVNIALHTDHCPQDKLDGFVRPLLAASVERVKQGGLPYFQSHMWDGSATPLEENLQIAEELLEQCRQAKIILEVEIGVVGGEEDGVANEINDQLYTTPEDAVATIEALGTGDQGRYLTALTFGNVHGVYKPGNVKLRPEILQTAQEAAATALGRDAENRPFDLVFHGGSGSSAQEISDAVDYGVVKMNIDTDTQYAFTRPVAGFMLSNYDGVLKVDGEVGNKKQYDPRSWGKVAEAAMSARVVEACENLRSAGTHR; from the coding sequence ATGCCCATCGCCACCCCCGAGGTCTACGCCGACATGATCGACCGGGCCAAGGCCGGCAGCTTCGCCTACCCGGCCATCAACGTCAGCAGCAGCCAGACCTTCAACGCCGCCATCCAGGGGTTCGCCGAGGCCGGGTCGGACGGCATCATCCAGGTCTCCACCGGCGGCGCGGAGTACTGGTCCGGCCAGGGCGTCAAGGACATGGTGACCGGCGCGATGGCCTTCAGCGCCTTCGCCCACGAGGTGGCCAAGAAGTACGACGTCAACATCGCGCTGCACACCGACCACTGCCCCCAGGACAAGCTGGACGGCTTCGTCCGGCCGCTGCTCGCCGCGTCGGTCGAGCGGGTCAAGCAGGGTGGGCTGCCCTACTTCCAGTCGCACATGTGGGACGGGTCGGCGACCCCGCTGGAGGAGAACCTCCAGATCGCCGAGGAGCTGCTGGAGCAGTGCCGCCAGGCCAAGATCATCCTCGAGGTCGAGATCGGTGTCGTCGGCGGCGAGGAGGACGGCGTCGCCAACGAGATCAACGACCAGCTCTACACGACCCCCGAGGACGCGGTCGCCACGATCGAGGCGCTCGGCACGGGCGACCAGGGCCGCTACCTCACGGCCCTCACCTTCGGCAACGTGCACGGCGTCTACAAGCCGGGCAACGTCAAGCTGCGTCCGGAGATCCTGCAGACCGCCCAGGAGGCGGCGGCGACGGCGCTCGGCCGCGACGCCGAGAACCGTCCGTTCGACCTCGTCTTCCACGGTGGCTCGGGCTCCAGCGCGCAGGAGATCTCCGACGCGGTCGACTACGGCGTCGTCAAGATGAACATCGACACCGACACGCAGTACGCCTTCACCCGCCCGGTCGCCGGCTTCATGCTCAGCAACTACGACGGGGTGCTCAAGGTGGACGGGGAGGTCGGCAACAAGAAGCAGTACGACCCGCGGTCCTGGGGCAAGGTCGCCGAGGCCGCCATGTCGGCCCGGGTCGTCGAGGCCTGCGAGAACCTGCGCTCCGCCGGGACCCACCGGTGA
- a CDS encoding DUF3151 domain-containing protein: MTGGVGSADLLGIPPTELPEDPAARALAEGDPREVAASSPSSCLAWAMLAEDALHEGDDVSAYAFARTGYHRGLDQLRRAGWRGQGPVPWEHEPNRGFLRALASLAAAAGRIGETEEQHRCTEFLRASSATAARELGC, from the coding sequence GTGACCGGCGGCGTCGGGTCGGCCGACCTGCTCGGCATCCCGCCGACCGAGCTCCCGGAGGACCCCGCCGCCCGGGCGCTCGCCGAGGGTGACCCGCGGGAGGTGGCCGCGTCCTCCCCGAGCTCGTGCCTGGCCTGGGCGATGCTCGCCGAGGACGCCCTGCACGAGGGGGACGACGTGTCGGCCTACGCCTTCGCGCGGACCGGCTACCACCGGGGGCTGGACCAGCTGCGCCGGGCCGGGTGGCGCGGGCAGGGGCCGGTCCCGTGGGAGCACGAGCCCAACCGCGGCTTCCTGCGGGCCCTGGCGTCGCTGGCCGCGGCGGCGGGCCGCATCGGCGAGACCGAGGAGCAGCACCGGTGCACGGAGTTCCTGCGGGCGTCCTCGGCGACCGCGGCACGCGAGCTCGGCTGCTGA
- a CDS encoding adenylosuccinate synthase, which produces MPAIVLVGTQWGDEGKGKATDLLGSDIDYVVKFNGGNNAGHTVVIGDQKYALHLLPSGILSPGCTPVIGNGVVVDLGVLIEELDGLEARGIDTSLLRISASAHVIPPYNRVLDKVTERFLGQRRIGTTGRGIGPTYADKMSRVGIRVQDLYDESILRQKVEAALEVKNQMLLKIYNRRAVEVDEVLDELLRHAERIRPMVTDTVLELGQALDEGRTVLFEAGQATLLDVDHGTYPFVTSSNATAGGACTGSGVPPTRIDRVVGVFKAYTTRVGEGPFPTELEDEHGEHLRTVGAEFGTTTGRPRRCGWADVVIGRYARRVNGLTDLVLTKLDVLTGLDTIPVCVAYDVQGERVEEMPVNQSDVHHARPVYEELPGWSEDITGAREFADLPEAAQRYVERLEELIGTRISVIGIGPGRDEVIVRHDLLGRDEA; this is translated from the coding sequence ATGCCAGCGATCGTCCTGGTCGGCACCCAGTGGGGTGACGAGGGAAAGGGCAAGGCGACCGACCTGCTGGGCTCCGACATCGACTACGTCGTGAAGTTCAACGGGGGCAACAACGCCGGCCACACCGTGGTCATCGGGGACCAGAAGTACGCCCTGCACCTGCTGCCGAGCGGCATCCTGTCACCGGGCTGCACGCCGGTCATCGGCAACGGCGTCGTCGTCGACCTCGGCGTGCTCATCGAGGAGCTCGACGGCCTCGAGGCGCGCGGCATCGACACCTCGCTGCTGCGCATCAGCGCGAGCGCGCACGTCATACCGCCCTACAACCGGGTGCTCGACAAGGTGACCGAGCGCTTCCTCGGCCAGCGGCGCATCGGCACCACCGGCCGGGGCATCGGCCCCACCTACGCCGACAAGATGAGCCGCGTCGGCATCCGCGTGCAGGACCTCTACGACGAGTCCATCCTGCGGCAGAAGGTCGAGGCGGCCCTCGAGGTCAAGAACCAGATGCTGCTCAAGATCTACAACCGCCGCGCCGTCGAGGTCGACGAGGTCCTGGACGAGCTGCTGCGGCACGCCGAGCGCATCCGTCCCATGGTGACCGACACCGTCCTCGAGCTGGGGCAGGCGCTCGACGAGGGCCGCACCGTCCTCTTCGAGGCGGGGCAGGCCACCCTGCTCGACGTGGACCACGGCACCTACCCCTTCGTCACCTCGTCCAACGCCACGGCCGGCGGTGCCTGCACGGGGTCGGGCGTGCCCCCGACGCGGATCGACCGGGTGGTCGGGGTGTTCAAGGCCTACACGACCCGGGTGGGCGAGGGGCCGTTCCCCACCGAGCTCGAGGACGAGCACGGCGAGCACCTGCGGACGGTGGGGGCCGAGTTCGGCACGACGACGGGTCGGCCGCGCCGGTGCGGCTGGGCCGACGTCGTCATCGGGCGCTACGCCCGACGCGTCAACGGACTCACCGACCTCGTGCTCACCAAGCTCGACGTCCTCACCGGGCTCGACACCATCCCCGTCTGCGTCGCCTACGACGTGCAGGGCGAGCGCGTCGAGGAGATGCCGGTCAACCAGTCCGACGTCCACCACGCGCGCCCGGTCTACGAGGAGCTGCCCGGGTGGAGCGAGGACATCACCGGGGCCCGGGAGTTCGCCGACCTGCCGGAGGCCGCGCAGCGCTACGTCGAGCGGCTCGAGGAGCTCATCGGCACGCGGATCTCGGTCATCGGCATCGGGCCGGGCCGCGACGAGGTCATCGTGCGGCACGACCTGCTGGGGCGCGACGAGGCCTGA
- a CDS encoding SRPBCC family protein, translated as MDVTVATTFDAPRPLVAAVSGDPDQALRWYANIRSVRWQGPADVVVGARIDFVARFLGRQLSYTYEIVDLVPQERMVMRTDDGPLPMETTYCWWDEEPGEGGRPRTGMSVRNAGRPSAMTTLASGAVTLGMKRAMRRDLERLRLVLREEQGAQDEW; from the coding sequence ATGGACGTCACCGTGGCCACCACCTTCGACGCGCCGCGACCGCTGGTCGCCGCGGTCTCCGGTGACCCGGACCAGGCGCTGCGGTGGTACGCCAACATCCGGTCGGTCCGCTGGCAGGGCCCGGCCGACGTGGTCGTCGGAGCCCGCATCGACTTCGTGGCCCGCTTCCTCGGGCGCCAGCTGTCCTACACCTACGAGATCGTCGACCTGGTGCCGCAGGAGCGGATGGTCATGCGCACCGACGACGGGCCCCTGCCGATGGAGACGACCTACTGCTGGTGGGACGAGGAGCCCGGCGAGGGGGGTCGCCCGCGCACCGGGATGAGCGTGCGCAACGCCGGGCGGCCGTCGGCGATGACCACCCTGGCCTCCGGCGCGGTGACCCTCGGCATGAAGCGGGCCATGCGCCGCGACCTGGAGCGGCTGCGCCTCGTGCTGCGGGAGGAGCAGGGCGCCCAGGACGAGTGGTGA
- a CDS encoding maleylpyruvate isomerase family mycothiol-dependent enzyme, producing MPVPDRTTTRDLWAAVHAERAALVDQLSTLDDEQWAAPSLCGRWSVREVVAHLTAAASVGRVRWLASVLGARLDFDLHNQRRLAEHLGTSPQDTLAGLRRVVTSTTAASGHTPAWLGEVVVHGQDIRRPLGLPVTTPPERAEAVARFFVSRDFTVPSRTTSAGLRLRADDGALDVGSGPEVVGPTLALTMVLAGRAAFLEDLSGPGVPTLAGRLAG from the coding sequence ATGCCCGTGCCGGACCGGACGACGACGAGGGACCTGTGGGCGGCGGTGCACGCGGAGCGTGCGGCGCTGGTCGACCAGCTGAGCACGCTCGACGACGAGCAGTGGGCGGCGCCGAGCCTGTGCGGCCGCTGGAGCGTGCGGGAGGTGGTCGCCCACCTGACCGCCGCGGCCAGCGTGGGGCGGGTGCGGTGGCTGGCCAGCGTGCTCGGTGCGCGTCTCGACTTCGACCTGCACAACCAGCGGCGCCTGGCCGAGCACCTCGGCACGTCCCCCCAGGACACCCTGGCCGGTCTGCGGCGGGTGGTCACCAGCACCACGGCGGCGTCCGGCCACACCCCGGCCTGGCTGGGCGAGGTCGTCGTCCACGGCCAGGACATCCGCCGCCCGCTCGGGCTGCCGGTCACGACGCCGCCGGAACGGGCCGAGGCGGTGGCGCGCTTCTTCGTCTCCCGCGACTTCACGGTCCCCAGCCGGACGACCTCCGCGGGGCTGCGCCTCCGGGCGGACGACGGCGCCCTGGACGTGGGCAGCGGCCCCGAGGTCGTCGGTCCCACCCTCGCGCTCACCATGGTGCTGGCCGGTCGAGCAGCCTTCCTGGAGGACCTCAGCGGCCCCGGTGTGCCGACCTTGGCCGGGCGCCTCGCCGGCTGA
- a CDS encoding winged helix DNA-binding domain-containing protein, with product MTRWTTDDVARMRLLSQRLVEPLATPGDVVRHLTCVQGQDYPGSTTSIALRTRSRRLAEVREAYDAGEIVRSWPMRGTLFVVPAEDLRWMLGLTSTKILRETTRRREQLGLDEAALGRAEDVARSALAGGGLTRAALLDAWERVGHPGDGGRGYHSLFHLALRGIICQGPTEGREQRFVLTEEWISSSRTPDPDDAVREWFVRYVRGHGPVPAADFLWWTKLLRRDLGPVLGAAREELEVLDVDGVEHWVDPAVVERYAGARRATAAPLLLPGFDELMLGYGDRRAVVTREEEAAVVPGGNGVFRPTVVRAGRAVGTWRRPTRAGAPVTVEAFGTALPGPVERALPRLTRELPA from the coding sequence GTGACGAGGTGGACGACCGACGACGTGGCCCGGATGCGGCTGCTGTCCCAGCGCCTGGTGGAGCCGCTCGCCACGCCAGGTGACGTCGTCCGTCACCTCACCTGCGTCCAGGGTCAGGACTACCCCGGGTCCACCACCTCGATCGCGCTGCGGACCCGGTCGCGGCGCCTCGCCGAGGTCCGGGAGGCCTACGACGCCGGGGAGATCGTGCGCAGCTGGCCCATGCGCGGCACCCTCTTCGTCGTCCCCGCGGAGGACCTCCGGTGGATGCTGGGGCTCACCTCGACCAAGATCCTCCGGGAGACCACCCGGCGCCGCGAGCAGCTGGGGCTGGACGAGGCCGCGCTGGGCCGGGCCGAGGACGTGGCCCGCAGCGCGCTGGCCGGGGGCGGGCTCACCCGCGCCGCGCTGCTGGACGCCTGGGAACGCGTGGGACACCCCGGTGACGGGGGCCGCGGCTACCACTCGCTCTTCCACCTGGCTCTGCGCGGGATCATCTGCCAGGGCCCGACCGAGGGCCGCGAGCAGCGGTTCGTCCTCACCGAGGAGTGGATCAGCTCCTCCCGCACGCCCGACCCCGACGACGCCGTGCGCGAGTGGTTCGTCCGCTACGTCCGCGGCCACGGCCCCGTGCCGGCGGCCGACTTCCTGTGGTGGACCAAGCTGCTCAGACGCGACCTCGGGCCGGTCCTGGGCGCGGCTCGGGAGGAGCTGGAGGTGCTGGACGTCGACGGGGTCGAGCACTGGGTCGACCCCGCGGTCGTGGAGCGGTATGCCGGTGCCCGCCGGGCGACGGCCGCCCCGCTGCTGCTGCCCGGCTTCGACGAGCTGATGCTCGGCTACGGCGACCGCCGTGCGGTGGTCACCCGGGAGGAGGAGGCGGCCGTGGTACCGGGGGGCAACGGGGTGTTCCGGCCCACGGTCGTCCGGGCGGGGCGGGCGGTCGGCACGTGGCGCCGGCCGACGCGGGCCGGCGCCCCCGTCACGGTGGAGGCCTTCGGGACCGCCCTGCCCGGGCCGGTGGAACGCGCGCTGCCCCGCCTCACCCGCGAGCTGCCCGCCTGA
- a CDS encoding YdeI/OmpD-associated family protein, giving the protein MVGRPGGTPERPATFFDGPEDFRAWLEEHHDSADELWMGLHKKHVEPQGLTWAQAVPEALCFGWIDSVSQRIDDDSRRQRWTPRRRGSIWSAVNVAHVERLLAEGRMHPAGIAAYEARSAERTAVYSFEKPPDPLDADQEGVLRADPAAWAFWESATPGYRRTATGWVTSAKREATRAARLRQLVKDCAAGRLVPPQRYGDPPSWLGRAAAAARAAGGSSGAPGS; this is encoded by the coding sequence ATGGTGGGCAGGCCTGGGGGCACGCCGGAGCGGCCGGCGACGTTCTTCGACGGTCCGGAGGACTTCCGCGCCTGGCTGGAGGAGCACCACGACAGCGCCGACGAGCTGTGGATGGGGCTGCACAAGAAGCACGTCGAGCCGCAGGGCCTGACCTGGGCGCAGGCGGTGCCCGAGGCCCTGTGCTTCGGCTGGATCGACTCGGTGAGCCAGCGCATCGACGACGACAGCCGTCGCCAGCGGTGGACCCCGCGCCGACGCGGCAGCATCTGGAGCGCGGTCAACGTGGCCCACGTCGAGCGGCTCCTCGCCGAGGGTCGGATGCACCCCGCCGGCATCGCGGCCTACGAGGCACGCAGCGCCGAACGGACCGCCGTGTACTCCTTCGAGAAGCCTCCCGACCCGCTCGACGCGGACCAGGAGGGGGTGCTGCGCGCCGACCCGGCGGCGTGGGCGTTCTGGGAGTCCGCGACCCCCGGCTACCGCAGGACCGCGACCGGCTGGGTCACGAGCGCCAAGCGCGAGGCCACCCGGGCGGCACGCCTGCGTCAGCTCGTGAAGGACTGCGCGGCCGGCCGCCTCGTCCCGCCGCAGCGCTACGGCGACCCACCCTCCTGGCTCGGCCGCGCGGCCGCGGCGGCCCGGGCTGCGGGCGGGTCGTCAGGGGCACCCGGCTCGTGA
- a CDS encoding pyridoxamine 5'-phosphate oxidase family protein, giving the protein MPPTSSPRTDRPTLPEGYGLPDSTEGTLAWTTVEERLREARHYWLASVRPDGRPHSVPRWGVWLDGRFWYDGAPTTRHTRNVEANPAVTLTLESGTEVVIVEGASHATRADADGLGPRLSEAFGKYAGAGYSPGPDSWSGPDGGGLRVVVPRRVLAWFDFPADCTRFTFGVD; this is encoded by the coding sequence ATGCCGCCGACGAGCAGCCCCCGCACCGACCGTCCGACCCTGCCGGAGGGCTACGGCCTGCCGGACAGCACCGAGGGGACGCTGGCCTGGACGACGGTCGAGGAGCGCCTGCGTGAGGCGCGGCACTACTGGCTGGCGAGCGTGCGACCGGACGGCCGCCCGCACTCGGTGCCGCGCTGGGGCGTGTGGCTGGACGGCCGGTTCTGGTACGACGGCGCCCCGACCACCCGGCACACCCGCAACGTCGAGGCCAACCCCGCCGTCACGCTGACGCTGGAGAGCGGGACGGAGGTGGTCATCGTCGAGGGCGCGTCGCACGCCACCCGGGCGGACGCCGACGGGCTGGGACCACGCCTGTCCGAGGCGTTCGGGAAGTACGCCGGGGCCGGCTACTCCCCCGGCCCGGACTCCTGGTCCGGGCCGGACGGCGGCGGGCTCCGGGTGGTCGTGCCGCGGAGGGTGCTGGCGTGGTTCGACTTCCCCGCCGACTGCACGCGCTTCACCTTCGGGGTCGACTGA